One genomic segment of Rhizobium gallicum bv. gallicum R602sp includes these proteins:
- a CDS encoding DUF982 domain-containing protein, which produces MLTQRWKKPLVLGDGRIRIIVGSAEEAMNWLIHEPNQSSDKWRHAWRTCRAVHEGRLPAEEARSAVELAAGH; this is translated from the coding sequence ATGTTGACGCAACGTTGGAAGAAACCCCTCGTCTTGGGAGATGGCCGTATCCGGATAATTGTCGGTTCGGCTGAGGAGGCAATGAACTGGCTTATCCACGAGCCCAACCAGAGCAGCGACAAATGGCGCCATGCGTGGCGAACTTGTCGAGCGGTGCATGAAGGCCGACTGCCCGCTGAAGAGGCTAGGTCCGCTGTTGAGCTCGCTGCTGGCCATTGA